A DNA window from Rossellomorea marisflavi contains the following coding sequences:
- a CDS encoding phosphocarrier protein HPr — MAQKTFTVTAETGIHARPATLLVQTASKFDSDVHLEYKDKKVNLKSIMGVMSLGVGKDAEITIITEGSDEAEALNSLEETLTKEGLAE; from the coding sequence ATGGCACAAAAAACATTCACAGTAACAGCTGAGACAGGGATTCACGCTCGCCCGGCAACTCTATTGGTTCAAACGGCAAGCAAATTCGATAGCGATGTACATCTTGAATACAAAGATAAGAAAGTAAACTTGAAATCAATCATGGGTGTTATGTCTCTAGGTGTCGGTAAAGATGCAGAAATCACAATCATCACTGAAGGTAGCGATGAAGCAGAAGCGTTGAACAGCCTTGAAGAAACACTGACTAAAGAAGGTCTTGCTGAGTAA
- the corA gene encoding magnesium/cobalt transporter CorA, which yields MIRTSVILKNGEIVKDASLAMIKDPYVKWYWVDFSAPTEKEIRILKLYFRFHPLAIEDCLDDFSQRPKLDFYERYIFVLLHTIDHETHAASEVNMFVNSSFIVTFHKGRTKELDRIWSQVEEERDDWSPFKVMHGIADQLVDDYFPLVYAIEDRLNIIEDNTNQDSDSDLMDQLFDIRHEMSKLRRTLIPMRDLLYRIINSGRLNALKEEKLYFNDVYDHLMKLVEMLESYREFSSDIRDNYLSINSDKMNNIMMTLTVITTIFMPLTFIAGLYGMNFVNMPELQSPYGYFIVLGVMGMIAIIMFGLFLKVGWLRFSSKKRNRKRRFLRLK from the coding sequence ATGATTCGAACCAGTGTGATATTGAAAAACGGGGAAATCGTAAAAGATGCTTCCCTGGCCATGATAAAAGATCCGTATGTGAAATGGTATTGGGTGGACTTTTCGGCTCCCACTGAAAAGGAAATCCGTATACTCAAGCTTTATTTCCGATTCCATCCGCTCGCAATCGAAGACTGCCTCGACGATTTCAGTCAGCGGCCGAAGCTGGATTTCTATGAACGGTACATATTCGTATTACTACATACCATCGATCATGAAACCCATGCAGCAAGTGAAGTGAATATGTTTGTCAATTCAAGCTTTATCGTCACATTTCATAAAGGCCGGACAAAAGAACTGGACCGCATCTGGAGCCAGGTGGAGGAAGAAAGGGATGATTGGAGTCCCTTCAAGGTGATGCATGGAATTGCAGACCAGCTTGTGGATGATTATTTTCCGCTTGTCTATGCCATCGAGGATCGCTTGAATATCATTGAAGACAATACCAATCAGGACTCAGACAGCGACCTGATGGACCAGCTGTTTGACATCCGCCATGAGATGTCCAAACTGAGGAGGACGCTTATTCCGATGAGGGACCTTTTATACCGGATCATCAATTCCGGACGGCTGAACGCCCTGAAAGAGGAAAAGCTCTACTTCAATGATGTATATGATCATTTGATGAAGCTCGTGGAAATGCTTGAATCGTACCGTGAATTTTCATCGGATATCCGTGATAATTACCTTTCCATCAATTCCGATAAGATGAATAACATCATGATGACCCTGACCGTGATCACCACGATTTTTATGCCGCTCACGTTCATTGCCGGCTTATATGGGATGAATTTTGTCAATATGCCGGAACTTCAAAGTCCCTACGGATATTTCATCGTCCTCGGTGTGATGGGTATGATCGCTATCATCATGTTCGGTCTGTTCCTTAAAGTGGGATGGCTGCGCTTCTCTTCAAAAAAGCGCAACAGAAAACGGCGGTTTCTCCGATTAAAGTGA
- a CDS encoding MarR family winged helix-turn-helix transcriptional regulator: MSETKQSLKLFIVLSRAFKAINEEINKHIQENGLNPTEFAVLELLYHKGDQPLQQIGGKILLASGSITYVVDKLEKKGLLNRVACPNDRRVTYAQISEDGRVLIDRIFPDHENRIHELMSTLTPDEKEEAIGLLKKLGLSIKDLSY; the protein is encoded by the coding sequence ATGAGTGAAACCAAGCAATCCCTGAAGCTATTCATCGTTCTATCAAGGGCCTTCAAAGCCATCAATGAGGAAATAAATAAACACATCCAGGAAAATGGACTGAATCCTACGGAATTTGCCGTCCTGGAACTCCTCTATCATAAAGGAGATCAGCCGCTTCAACAAATTGGCGGAAAGATCCTTCTTGCGTCCGGAAGCATCACATATGTTGTGGACAAGCTTGAAAAAAAAGGTCTTCTCAACCGCGTAGCCTGCCCCAATGACCGCAGGGTCACATATGCCCAGATTTCGGAGGATGGCAGGGTGCTGATCGACCGGATCTTCCCTGATCATGAGAACAGGATTCATGAACTGATGTCCACGCTTACTCCCGATGAAAAAGAGGAAGCAATCGGACTCCTCAAGAAATTGGGTCTGTCGATTAAAGATCTTTCCTACTGA
- a CDS encoding GNAT family N-acetyltransferase, with translation MYEKKQYVFRNGTPVLVTIRNYREEDFDSLISIQHRAFPPPFPPELWWNKDQLHQHVNRFPLGAICVEMDGIVVGSMTSFITSYSPEDPDHTWDGITDEGYITHHSDDGNTLYVVDLCIDPAYRGFKLGKWMMEALYEIVVHLRLERLLGGGRIPTFHSYRDRYTVEEYVEKLTRGEYKDPVITFLLQCGRMPVRVIKDYLEDEESCHYGILMEWKNPFTNIKKD, from the coding sequence ATGTATGAAAAGAAGCAATATGTCTTCCGCAACGGCACCCCGGTACTTGTGACGATCCGAAACTACCGGGAAGAAGACTTTGACTCTTTGATCTCGATCCAACACCGGGCGTTTCCTCCTCCATTCCCCCCGGAATTATGGTGGAATAAGGATCAACTTCATCAGCATGTTAACCGTTTCCCCTTGGGGGCCATCTGTGTGGAGATGGATGGCATCGTGGTTGGCAGCATGACAAGCTTTATCACCTCCTACTCCCCGGAAGATCCGGATCATACATGGGATGGCATTACAGATGAAGGCTATATCACCCATCATTCCGATGATGGGAATACATTGTACGTCGTGGATTTGTGCATTGATCCTGCCTATAGGGGCTTCAAACTCGGAAAATGGATGATGGAGGCCCTCTATGAAATCGTCGTACACCTGCGCCTTGAACGCCTCCTTGGTGGTGGACGCATTCCGACCTTTCATTCATATCGCGACCGTTACACGGTGGAAGAATATGTGGAGAAGCTAACAAGGGGAGAATACAAAGACCCGGTCATCACCTTTCTCCTCCAGTGCGGACGGATGCCTGTGAGGGTGATCAAAGATTATCTTGAGGACGAGGAATCCTGCCATTATGGCATTCTGATGGAATGGAAAAATCCATTCACCAACATAAAAAAGGATTGA
- the queD gene encoding 6-carboxytetrahydropterin synthase QueD has protein sequence MIQQIYPVPSHPYEYELNKDMHFAAAHYIPAESAGSCSEMHGHTYFANITIAGDALDETGFLVNFQQIKKLIHKRFDHTVINDDEKFQGDLKFPTTEVMAKVIYDIIQEHLDTLTHAPRCLQVFLRETPTSYCIYRPKGNGHEEDPCS, from the coding sequence ATGATCCAGCAGATTTATCCTGTCCCGAGTCATCCGTATGAATATGAGCTGAACAAAGATATGCACTTTGCTGCCGCTCACTATATTCCCGCCGAGTCGGCAGGAAGCTGCAGTGAAATGCACGGCCACACGTATTTCGCAAATATTACGATTGCCGGTGACGCCCTTGATGAAACAGGTTTCCTTGTCAATTTCCAGCAGATCAAAAAGCTGATCCATAAGCGTTTTGATCACACGGTCATCAACGATGACGAGAAGTTTCAGGGAGATCTGAAATTCCCGACGACAGAAGTGATGGCAAAGGTGATCTACGATATCATCCAGGAGCATCTCGACACGCTCACCCACGCGCCGCGATGCCTTCAGGTATTTCTCCGTGAAACGCCGACGAGCTACTGCATTTATCGGCCAAAGGGGAACGGTCATGAGGAAGATCCCTGTTCTTGA
- a CDS encoding YkvS family protein, whose translation MKKAEIGNVIEFRNGLKGVVEKVNENSVIVDLTYMKNYRDLELEEKTVVNHKNYTVVEA comes from the coding sequence ATGAAAAAAGCGGAGATTGGGAATGTCATTGAATTCAGGAATGGGTTAAAAGGAGTCGTCGAGAAGGTGAACGAAAACTCAGTGATCGTAGATTTAACGTATATGAAGAACTACCGGGATCTTGAGTTAGAGGAAAAAACAGTTGTGAACCATAAAAATTATACCGTTGTGGAAGCGTGA
- a CDS encoding DUF58 domain-containing protein has protein sequence MKWKRDIGEDPYLNMSTMLLVIMLAGSLFVQSYIASGVLLLCIVYVRVHRWFLLKAGEGVKLDSTPKKVRMHEGEEAEWMLGFRNDGLPVWGATLKLKFKDIVEPASKQMRFDVTSGVVEASVPFSAGKGERVEISIPVIGKRRGLCRITSMELYIPHLFGSGRTVLQLMDPIPSTLMVFPRSTPVVVEEHPISMRFGDVFTPHSLYSDPFQIVGTRGYVAGDRFQDIHWKASARTGDLQTKQFAPSTQKEWLIAINLSDRYAITGRLESIVSQAAYMMQLAVKGDIPFSMVINTRGPGATPYFHLPSGAGKPHMQRGLELLSALSTDDFTMPFELVLQHMRSRQWLPPVIFLAGELNQEIERVLTQIASGGTQILKLTTLNEQGVASRWNMKSDPRQPISKSS, from the coding sequence ATGAAGTGGAAACGGGACATCGGGGAAGATCCGTATTTGAATATGAGTACGATGCTTCTTGTCATCATGCTGGCCGGAAGCTTATTTGTACAATCCTACATCGCTTCCGGGGTGTTACTCTTATGCATCGTCTACGTGCGCGTCCACCGCTGGTTCCTTCTGAAAGCGGGTGAGGGTGTGAAACTTGATTCGACACCTAAAAAGGTGCGGATGCATGAAGGGGAGGAAGCGGAGTGGATGCTCGGCTTCCGTAATGACGGCCTGCCGGTCTGGGGGGCCACATTGAAGCTGAAATTCAAGGACATCGTGGAACCCGCATCCAAGCAGATGCGATTTGACGTAACGTCAGGGGTAGTGGAAGCTTCGGTCCCGTTCTCTGCGGGGAAAGGGGAGCGAGTGGAGATTTCCATCCCCGTAATAGGTAAAAGGCGTGGACTCTGCCGCATCACCTCCATGGAGCTCTACATTCCCCATCTATTCGGGAGCGGGAGGACGGTGCTCCAGCTGATGGATCCGATTCCATCGACCTTGATGGTATTTCCACGTTCGACACCCGTCGTGGTGGAGGAGCATCCTATATCCATGCGTTTTGGAGACGTGTTCACTCCCCATTCCCTATATAGTGACCCTTTTCAAATCGTCGGGACGAGGGGGTATGTGGCAGGGGACAGGTTTCAGGATATTCACTGGAAAGCTTCAGCAAGGACCGGGGATCTGCAGACGAAACAGTTTGCACCGTCCACTCAAAAAGAGTGGCTTATCGCCATCAACTTGTCCGACCGCTATGCAATCACGGGCCGATTGGAATCCATCGTCAGTCAGGCTGCCTACATGATGCAGCTGGCAGTCAAAGGAGATATCCCCTTCTCCATGGTGATCAATACGAGGGGACCTGGTGCCACTCCGTACTTCCACCTGCCATCCGGAGCTGGTAAACCCCATATGCAAAGGGGACTGGAACTGCTGTCAGCCCTGTCAACGGATGACTTTACCATGCCTTTCGAGCTTGTCCTACAGCATATGAGGAGCAGGCAGTGGCTCCCCCCCGTCATCTTTCTTGCAGGAGAGCTGAATCAGGAGATCGAACGCGTACTGACACAAATTGCTTCAGGGGGGACCCAAATCCTCAAACTTACCACATTGAATGAACAGGGGGTGGCGTCGCGGTGGAATATGAAATCCGATCCTCGTCAACCGATTTCCAAAAGCTCCTGA
- a CDS encoding aminotransferase A has product MEEKMNPRVLELQLSGIRRFFNMVAGTEGMISLTIGQPDFPTPLHVKDAGKRAIDENFTSYTHNAGMLELRKAASDFMKEKYHLDYDEDEIIITSGASQGIDVTLRSILVEGDECILPGPVYPGYEPIIKLSGAKPVHIDTTSNGFKLDASLLKTAITSRTKCIILPYPSNPTGVSLTAEELQDIAELVLGRGIFVVADEIYSELTFDRSHRSIAEFLRDQTIVINGLSKSHSMTGWRIGMVMAPKAISQHLLKVHQYNVSCATSVSQKAALAALTKGKDDAIPMKDAYRKRREYVFERLVGMGIRNVIKPDGAFYYFVEIPERFNGDSFAFCLELVQKEKVAVVPGEAFSVMGEGYFRLSYACSMEELEEGLNRLENFLASF; this is encoded by the coding sequence TTGGAAGAGAAAATGAATCCTAGAGTATTGGAATTGCAACTATCAGGCATCCGCCGTTTCTTCAACATGGTGGCGGGCACCGAAGGCATGATATCCCTGACGATCGGGCAGCCCGATTTCCCCACACCACTCCACGTGAAAGACGCCGGGAAGCGGGCAATCGATGAAAACTTCACTTCATACACCCATAATGCAGGGATGCTCGAGCTGAGAAAGGCTGCCTCCGACTTCATGAAAGAAAAGTATCATCTGGACTACGATGAAGATGAGATCATCATCACTTCAGGGGCTTCTCAAGGGATCGATGTCACGCTCAGGTCGATCCTCGTCGAAGGGGATGAATGTATCCTGCCTGGGCCCGTTTACCCCGGGTATGAGCCCATTATTAAACTGTCAGGGGCCAAACCGGTCCATATCGATACAACGTCAAATGGCTTCAAGCTGGATGCTTCCCTTTTGAAGACCGCCATCACATCAAGAACGAAATGCATCATCCTCCCGTACCCTTCCAATCCCACCGGTGTCAGCCTGACAGCGGAGGAACTGCAAGATATTGCCGAATTGGTCCTGGGGCGGGGGATTTTCGTGGTAGCAGATGAGATCTACAGTGAGCTCACCTTCGATCGCAGCCATCGTTCCATTGCCGAATTCCTCCGGGATCAGACCATTGTCATCAACGGTCTCTCGAAGTCCCATAGCATGACAGGCTGGAGGATCGGCATGGTCATGGCACCGAAAGCGATCAGTCAGCATCTATTGAAGGTGCATCAATATAACGTCTCCTGCGCCACCTCTGTGTCCCAGAAAGCGGCCCTCGCCGCCCTGACCAAAGGGAAAGATGATGCAATCCCGATGAAGGATGCCTACCGCAAAAGGCGTGAATATGTCTTTGAGCGCCTCGTGGGAATGGGCATCCGGAATGTAATCAAGCCTGACGGAGCTTTCTATTATTTTGTGGAGATCCCTGAAAGGTTTAACGGCGATTCCTTTGCATTCTGTTTGGAACTTGTTCAAAAGGAAAAAGTCGCTGTCGTGCCCGGAGAGGCATTCTCCGTTATGGGAGAAGGCTATTTCAGACTGTCTTATGCCTGCTCAATGGAAGAACTCGAAGAAGGTTTGAACCGTTTGGAAAACTTTCTTGCATCCTTCTGA
- a CDS encoding YkvI family membrane protein has protein sequence MKRLSGAFQIAAVYVGTVIGAGFATGREIVEFFTRFGIYGLVGIVVSGWLFIMLGTKILVISHDIKARSYEQFNEYVFGKWFSKGMNLLMMLMLIGVSAVMVAGAGAVFEEQLGQSRQFGIVLTLALGFLTMLIGTRGLFAVNTIVVPLMIFFNLYLLYVSFTHQPDLNMILSRGDDGLGWRTVLSPFAYVAFNLAMAQAVLVPIAGEVKDRKMIKYGGYLGGVLLTIILISSHLTLSLIPDVTQYEIPMAVMMKTFASGMYLLYIIIIYGEIFTSVIGGIFGLEKQLSGYLSIPVVYTFTVIIIVIYCLSFFEYSRLLSYLYPLFGYMSILFMLLVAWKKEHKAVP, from the coding sequence ATGAAACGACTATCGGGCGCTTTTCAAATCGCCGCGGTATACGTGGGGACGGTCATCGGTGCCGGGTTTGCAACGGGAAGGGAAATTGTCGAGTTTTTCACTAGATTCGGGATCTATGGATTAGTGGGTATCGTGGTAAGCGGGTGGCTGTTTATCATGCTTGGAACGAAGATCCTCGTGATCAGCCATGATATCAAAGCGAGATCCTATGAACAGTTCAATGAATATGTTTTCGGCAAGTGGTTTTCCAAAGGGATGAACCTATTGATGATGCTCATGTTGATCGGGGTTTCGGCGGTAATGGTGGCAGGAGCAGGAGCAGTCTTCGAAGAACAACTGGGTCAATCGAGGCAATTTGGGATTGTTCTTACACTTGCTCTCGGATTTTTAACCATGCTTATTGGTACAAGGGGATTATTTGCTGTCAATACCATCGTCGTTCCACTGATGATCTTCTTCAATCTTTATCTGCTCTATGTCTCCTTCACCCACCAGCCCGATCTCAATATGATCCTCTCAAGAGGAGATGATGGTTTAGGATGGAGGACGGTGCTTTCGCCTTTCGCCTATGTGGCTTTCAATCTTGCCATGGCCCAGGCGGTCCTCGTTCCAATCGCCGGTGAAGTAAAGGACAGGAAGATGATCAAATATGGAGGGTACCTTGGAGGTGTCTTACTCACCATCATCCTGATTTCCAGTCATCTGACGCTGAGCCTGATCCCCGATGTCACACAATATGAGATTCCCATGGCGGTCATGATGAAGACGTTTGCTTCCGGTATGTATCTTCTCTATATCATCATTATATACGGAGAAATCTTTACGTCGGTCATCGGTGGGATCTTCGGTCTGGAAAAACAGCTGTCGGGATATCTGTCCATCCCGGTAGTCTACACATTCACTGTGATCATTATCGTGATCTACTGTTTGAGCTTCTTTGAATACAGCCGACTGCTATCTTATCTGTATCCGCTATTCGGTTACATGAGCATCCTGTTCATGCTCCTGGTTGCCTGGAAGAAGGAACACAAGGCAGTACCTTGA
- the queC gene encoding 7-cyano-7-deazaguanine synthase QueC: MKNDKAVVVFSGGQDSTTCLFWAKKNFKEVEAVTFNYGQRHVAELDCAREIAEELDIPHHVLDMSLLNQLAPSALTRDEDIVQKDGELPSTFVPGRNLMFLSFAGVLAKQIGAKHIVTGVCETDFSGYPDCRDVFVKSLNVTLNLSMDDEFVIHTPLMWIDKAETWELADQLGAFEYVQEKTLTCYNGIKGAGCGECPACELRQRGLDQYLETKAGGIPNDPADLSCPESSV; this comes from the coding sequence ATGAAAAATGATAAAGCAGTCGTCGTGTTCAGCGGCGGTCAAGATAGCACAACCTGCCTGTTCTGGGCGAAAAAGAATTTTAAAGAGGTGGAGGCCGTTACATTCAACTACGGCCAGCGCCATGTGGCTGAACTTGATTGTGCAAGGGAGATTGCGGAGGAGCTTGATATCCCTCACCATGTTCTCGACATGAGCCTCTTGAATCAACTGGCACCGAGTGCCCTGACGCGGGATGAGGACATCGTGCAGAAGGATGGCGAGCTGCCGTCCACATTTGTACCGGGACGTAATCTGATGTTTCTGTCATTTGCAGGGGTCCTTGCCAAGCAAATCGGTGCAAAGCATATCGTGACGGGCGTATGTGAAACAGACTTCAGTGGATACCCGGATTGCCGCGATGTTTTCGTGAAATCCCTTAACGTGACGTTGAACCTGTCCATGGATGACGAATTTGTCATCCACACGCCGCTCATGTGGATCGACAAGGCCGAGACATGGGAGCTTGCAGATCAGCTCGGCGCCTTCGAGTATGTACAAGAGAAGACCTTGACATGCTATAACGGCATCAAGGGGGCAGGCTGCGGGGAGTGCCCGGCTTGCGAACTCCGACAAAGAGGTCTTGATCAATATCTTGAGACAAAAGCCGGGGGTATTCCAAATGATCCAGCAGATTTATCCTGTCCCGAGTCATCCGTATGA
- the ptsP gene encoding phosphoenolpyruvate--protein phosphotransferase, with protein MSSLLNGIAASNGIAIAKAYRLVEPDLSFEKKAVDNVEAEVSRFQDAISTSKTELEAIRDKAREDLGEDKAQIFEAHLLVLSDPELLTPIEDKVKSENVNAEFALKETADMFVTMFESMDNEYMKERAADIRDVTKRVLSHLLGVQISNPSMVTEEVIIIAEDLTPSDTAQLNRQYVKGFTTDIGGRTSHSAIMARSMEIPAVVGTKTVTSSVENGDLIIVDGLNGEVHINPTPEVVAQYKEEHARYEEQKAEWAKLVNEPTVSKDGEHVELAANIGTPNDLEGVKNNGGEGVGLYRTEFLYMGRDELPTEEEQFKAYKAVLEGMDGKPVVVRTLDIGGDKELPYLNLPKEMNPFLGYRAIRLCLDEQDIFRTQLRALLKASTFGNLKIMFPMISNLDEFRAAKAVLEEEKKALLENGVEVSDHIEVGIMVEIPSTAVMADVFAKEVDFFSIGTNDLIQYTMAADRMNERVSYLYQPYNPAILRLVKMVIDAAHKEGKWAGMCGEMAGDEIAVPILLGLGLDEFSMSASSILRARSQISNLSKAEMKEMAEHVLTLDTNDAVQEVVKKATSME; from the coding sequence ATGTCCAGCCTTCTTAACGGAATTGCAGCATCCAACGGGATTGCCATTGCAAAAGCATACCGCCTGGTCGAACCTGATCTCAGCTTCGAAAAGAAAGCGGTTGATAATGTTGAGGCAGAGGTATCCCGTTTTCAGGATGCTATTTCCACATCAAAAACCGAACTAGAAGCTATCCGTGACAAAGCACGGGAAGATCTTGGAGAAGACAAAGCCCAGATCTTTGAAGCGCACCTGCTTGTTCTTAGTGACCCAGAGCTACTGACACCGATTGAAGACAAAGTGAAATCTGAAAATGTAAACGCTGAATTCGCCCTTAAGGAAACAGCGGATATGTTCGTGACCATGTTTGAATCCATGGACAACGAATATATGAAAGAGCGTGCGGCCGATATCCGTGACGTGACGAAACGTGTCCTGTCACATCTCCTTGGCGTACAAATCTCGAACCCTAGCATGGTGACCGAGGAAGTGATCATCATCGCAGAAGACTTGACCCCTTCTGATACTGCTCAGTTGAACCGTCAATACGTCAAAGGGTTCACCACTGATATCGGTGGCCGTACTTCCCACTCGGCGATCATGGCTCGTTCCATGGAAATTCCTGCAGTGGTTGGTACGAAAACGGTTACCTCATCAGTTGAAAACGGTGATCTCATCATCGTGGATGGATTGAATGGAGAAGTACATATCAATCCGACTCCTGAAGTTGTGGCACAGTATAAAGAAGAGCACGCCCGCTATGAAGAGCAAAAAGCCGAATGGGCTAAACTCGTCAATGAACCGACCGTTTCAAAAGACGGGGAACATGTCGAGCTGGCGGCAAATATCGGGACCCCGAATGATCTTGAAGGTGTGAAAAATAACGGTGGTGAAGGTGTGGGTCTATACAGGACCGAATTCCTTTACATGGGCCGCGATGAGCTCCCAACAGAGGAAGAGCAATTCAAAGCTTATAAAGCCGTCCTTGAAGGCATGGATGGGAAACCTGTTGTCGTACGTACATTGGACATCGGCGGAGATAAAGAGCTACCATACTTGAATCTACCTAAGGAAATGAATCCATTCCTTGGCTATCGGGCTATTCGCCTGTGCCTCGATGAACAAGACATCTTCCGTACACAGCTGCGTGCACTGCTTAAAGCAAGCACCTTCGGTAATCTGAAGATCATGTTCCCTATGATTTCAAACCTTGATGAGTTCCGTGCTGCCAAAGCCGTTTTGGAAGAGGAGAAAAAGGCTCTTCTTGAAAACGGAGTAGAAGTATCGGATCATATCGAAGTAGGAATCATGGTCGAAATCCCTTCTACAGCGGTCATGGCTGATGTGTTCGCAAAAGAAGTGGACTTCTTCTCGATCGGAACAAATGATCTGATCCAATACACAATGGCGGCCGACCGCATGAACGAACGCGTTTCCTATCTGTACCAGCCGTATAATCCGGCGATCCTTCGCCTTGTGAAGATGGTCATCGACGCGGCTCATAAAGAAGGGAAATGGGCTGGAATGTGTGGAGAAATGGCTGGAGACGAAATTGCCGTGCCGATCCTTCTAGGACTGGGACTGGATGAGTTCTCCATGAGTGCCTCGTCAATCCTTCGTGCCCGTTCTCAGATCTCGAACCTGAGCAAAGCGGAAATGAAGGAAATGGCTGAACACGTATTGACACTTGATACGAATGATGCTGTTCAAGAAGTCGTTAAAAAAGCAACATCAATGGAATAA
- a CDS encoding SDR family NAD(P)-dependent oxidoreductase, with translation MERIICITGGTNGIGRGLVKAFAEKGWIVEFMDIDESGLGFAEELNGQGHKTRFHKVDVADHTAVAGAFSKIGADHGRVDVMINNAGVSKFKSFWELEPGEWDRILSVNLGSVFHCSREAAKLMKDGGGSIINLSSTRAFMSERDTEAYSATKGGIYSLSHSLAITLSEYGIRVNSISPGWIATEDYDSLREIDHAQHPSGRVGKPEDIARACLFLADPENDFITGENLIIDGGMSRKMIYEH, from the coding sequence ATGGAACGAATCATCTGCATCACAGGAGGTACAAACGGGATCGGCCGTGGTCTCGTGAAGGCATTCGCGGAAAAAGGCTGGATCGTGGAATTCATGGATATAGACGAAAGTGGGCTTGGGTTTGCCGAGGAACTTAATGGACAAGGTCATAAGACACGCTTTCATAAAGTCGATGTAGCAGATCACACTGCCGTTGCCGGGGCATTTTCGAAGATCGGTGCCGATCACGGGAGAGTGGACGTCATGATCAATAATGCGGGTGTTTCAAAATTCAAGTCGTTCTGGGAGCTCGAACCGGGTGAGTGGGACCGCATCCTCTCCGTAAACCTTGGAAGTGTCTTCCATTGCAGCAGGGAGGCGGCCAAACTGATGAAGGATGGCGGGGGTAGCATCATCAACCTGTCCTCGACGCGCGCCTTCATGTCCGAACGGGATACCGAAGCCTACTCAGCCACCAAAGGAGGGATTTACAGTCTGTCCCATTCCTTGGCCATCACGCTGAGCGAGTACGGGATCCGCGTCAACTCCATCAGCCCTGGGTGGATCGCGACAGAGGACTATGACTCCCTGAGGGAAATCGATCATGCCCAGCATCCTTCCGGAAGGGTAGGAAAGCCGGAGGATATCGCCAGGGCATGCCTTTTCCTCGCAGACCCTGAAAACGACTTTATAACGGGTGAAAATCTCATCATCGACGGCGGGATGTCGCGAAAGATGATCTATGAGCATTGA
- a CDS encoding AAA family ATPase, whose product MSSLQELKKEMEKVLVGREKEIDLLMIALLQDGHVLLESVPGTGKTLMAKTFAQSISGSFKRIQFTPDVLPSDVTGIQFFNPKSQEFELRTGPVLTNVLLADEVNRATPRTQASLLEVMEEKQFTIDGETIALEPPFIVIATQNPIESQQGTFPLPAAQLDRFLLKIPFGYPDFEEERSILGRFKRPLAKDATTAVLDLPTIRRLSEEVKETHVSADIETYILKITRATREHESIEVGASPRASLALLKASQGYAFINGRDYVTPHDVEVAAPYVLEHRISLTLEASMTKTTGEVMRQVLERVMVPVEAR is encoded by the coding sequence ATGTCTTCATTGCAGGAATTAAAAAAAGAGATGGAAAAGGTTCTGGTCGGGAGGGAAAAGGAAATTGATCTTTTGATGATCGCCCTTTTGCAGGATGGACATGTGCTCTTGGAGAGTGTTCCTGGGACAGGGAAGACCCTCATGGCCAAAACCTTTGCACAATCGATCAGTGGTTCTTTCAAACGGATCCAGTTCACACCGGATGTACTGCCGAGTGATGTGACGGGAATCCAATTTTTCAACCCGAAATCTCAGGAGTTCGAGCTCAGGACAGGGCCGGTGCTGACCAATGTCCTCCTTGCTGATGAGGTGAATCGTGCCACTCCAAGGACACAGGCTAGCCTGCTTGAGGTCATGGAAGAAAAGCAGTTTACCATCGATGGGGAAACCATTGCACTGGAACCTCCGTTCATTGTCATTGCCACCCAAAATCCGATTGAGTCCCAGCAGGGAACATTTCCGCTCCCGGCAGCTCAGCTCGATCGATTTTTACTGAAGATTCCTTTCGGTTATCCGGATTTTGAGGAAGAAAGGAGCATCCTAGGGCGATTCAAGCGTCCACTTGCAAAAGACGCCACCACGGCGGTCCTGGACCTGCCGACGATCCGGCGTTTGTCTGAAGAAGTGAAAGAAACCCATGTGTCTGCTGATATTGAAACCTACATACTCAAAATCACAAGGGCGACCCGTGAGCATGAGTCGATTGAAGTAGGGGCGAGTCCGAGGGCGAGCCTCGCCTTGTTGAAGGCCTCTCAAGGGTATGCTTTCATTAATGGGCGTGATTATGTGACCCCTCATGATGTCGAAGTGGCGGCACCATATGTTCTCGAACACAGGATTTCCCTCACCTTGGAAGCCTCCATGACAAAGACGACCGGGGAAGTGATGCGGCAGGTTCTTGAGCGTGTCATGGTACCGGTAGAAGCGAGGTAG